The DNA window AAAGTGACACCATAAAGTGGATCACTAATGGTACTGGATCTAAGAGTCTCACATGGACACCGTTACATCACCGCATGACCCCTGTGAAAAGGATTTGTTAAATCTTAACAAACATCCTGTGGATCAAGAGGAATTCTTCACATCCAATAGCTTATGTGAAAGGATAAAAGGAAATGACTGCCAGGAACAAGATAACTTAAAGGATAAGAAAATGTCTGCCTCTGAGATTTCTGCCGATAAGAGCTTTGACTTAACTCTGCCTGTCGAATTGATTGAGGTTAACGCCGATACATCTGTAGAATGCCAGGAATCCTTTGATTTATGTAACCACGTACACTCCGGAGACTGTAACGAAACAATGAGTCCGACAAACGCACATGCCAAGGACTTACAAAATAGTCAATGTGAAAATGAGACCGATACACACACAAAAACGTTTGATGACGTCAATATAACGACCAACAGTACGGTTTCGGAAATTGGTAagactttgaaaaatcattctttggATTTTCCAGCCAAAAATACTATGTTGGGTTTCTCAAGAAGTGAAAGTACCAGAAACGGTAAGAGGAAAACTGTTCCTCAAATGCCAAAATGTAGAAAACTGGGATCACATTTTGATACTGAGATTGTTTCACATAAACTGGAATTTGTTGAGGAGGAGAGTCTATCCGAACAAGAGGAAAGCAGTGAAGATGATAACTTAGATTCTTCTCTTTCTTATTCGAGAGATCGTCTTGACCACAGGAAAGAGAGACATCAGTATGTTTCAGATCAGTTGGACCCTGATGTTTTACAACTGCTGGAAATGCACCTACGGAAACAGCAACTCGTTGACATtaaggaagaaaaggaagaagaatTGTTAGACGTGCACGTTAATAAGGAAAAGCCGCGATCCGAATCCTTTAAACTGTTAAGAAATATATCTCCGGTTTTGGATATGGTCCTTGAAGAACCAGAACTGGAGCATTCGGGAGACACCCTAGATGAAGGTAGCAAAACCCCTTCAGATATAGACTCGGATGACAGCAGCAATTCCTGTGCCGTGGAGTTGGGTCTAATGGAATCCCTCCAAAACGATTTAATGAGTAAAAGTAGTAAAATAGAGAAACACGAGATAACTACAATTCTTCAGACAGCGAACTCCGATATGTCGACAACAGAAAACAACGGAAAACAAAAATCAGCTGTGTGTAATAGCATTGATGGTAAAATGAAATGTGAAGCCCTTAAAAATAAAGAACCAAAAGCAAGGCGAGGTGGAACAGAAGGGTCGAGTAATTTAATGGCTGAGATGCAAA is part of the Anomaloglossus baeobatrachus isolate aAnoBae1 chromosome 9, aAnoBae1.hap1, whole genome shotgun sequence genome and encodes:
- the LOC142251419 gene encoding uncharacterized protein LOC142251419, producing MDTVTSPHDPCEKDLLNLNKHPVDQEEFFTSNSLCERIKGNDCQEQDNLKDKKMSASEISADKSFDLTLPVELIEVNADTSVECQESFDLCNHVHSGDCNETMSPTNAHAKDLQNSQCENETDTHTKTFDDVNITTNSTVSEIGKTLKNHSLDFPAKNTMLGFSRSESTRNGKRKTVPQMPKCRKLGSHFDTEIVSHKLEFVEEESLSEQEESSEDDNLDSSLSYSRDRLDHRKERHQYVSDQLDPDVLQLLEMHLRKQQLVDIKEEKEEELLDVHVNKEKPRSESFKLLRNISPVLDMVLEEPELEHSGDTLDEGSKTPSDIDSDDSSNSCAVELGLMESLQNDLMSKSSKIEKHEITTILQTANSDMSTTENNGKQKSAVCNSIDGKMKCEALKNKEPKARRGGTEGSSNLMAEMQNSADESFTSGFNSESSAVENGHDLEVHLESDICDSQVTEKSVPQDEVTVEKDSEKPEHSTIMSGNKDLNLELNCEAASDAEADVTDAGTTLSESKEASITESTSKPVRNEDASVEQCPKIDEHVKPLDATVPCLDGYMSLPTESKSTDAYSPIQTDHFRSLEVSTDQHDGAGKLLGVEDVGHTDLKEELKPVNKENLSEPSPGSSAEMSTLRSDLEEKILSIMEKAHAVDCRSSHLQAGAELLWKESMELRNECKSLSKEAAELLSIFNKQRAVHRQPRRPTSQRTMAVGSLVTTTDTKPSDKETLSLNRKNDSRHLNKGEDQLKVLNKKYNFLREEAPEIMRELHVLQRDLKSLPSQHSKPMSILYSLLWGGLMTGGAMFLVWWSTKQLS